A region of Salmo salar chromosome ssa17, Ssal_v3.1, whole genome shotgun sequence DNA encodes the following proteins:
- the LOC106576159 gene encoding patatin-like phospholipase domain-containing protein 2 — protein MFDLTKEWNLSFAGCGFLGIYHIGVASCLLEQAPYLIKGATKIYGASAGALTASVLASQASIAKCCEDVIETAKEARKRNLGPLHPSFNLVKVIRLGLERDLPADAHTLASGRLCVSLTRVSDGQNVIVSEFKSKEELIQALLCSCFIPIYCGLIPPSFQGVRYVDGGISDNLPQSELKNTISISPFSGESDICPRDTSFKFHELRFTNTSIQINLDNMYRLSNALFPPEPKVMAEICQSGYKDALRFLEENHLLKLECPTAGPNLSEAIHTCCCKPIPTETTKDWMLRRLRLLRKRHWWLDEQIVDNLPTQIKKVFCEACQQKPGLYAQVSEMLPVRVASYMLLPCTLPVVSAYSVGKRFVEWIPEVPADMRWLAGVAGDVAGSVYRHTWRGAPADITSDGSRRNCMSLPLPLDSDGHSERDCHLSGFALSALDLQSQYWNIPTAPSSHRRTSPLMLSPSPRQICFFVGSQDESD, from the exons ATGTTCGACCTAACGAAGGAATGGAATCTGTCGTTCGCCGGCTGCGGGTTCCTGGGGATCTATCACATCGGAGTGGCCAGCTGCCTGCTGGAACAAGCGCCCTACCTCATCAAAGGTGCCACCAAGATTTACGGGGCTTCCGCCGGTGCCCTAACCGCCTCGGTGCTCGCCAGCCAGGCATCCATAG ctAAGTGCTGTGAGGATGTGATCGAGACGGCCAAGGAGGCCCGGAAGCGTAACCTGGGtccccttcacccctccttcAACCTGGTCAAGGTCATCAGGTTGGGCCTGGAGCGTGACCTGCCCGCCGACGCACACACACTCGCCTCCGGGAggctgtgtgtgtcactcactcGCGTGTCTGATGGACAAAACGTCATCGTGTCCGAGTTCAAGTCCAAGGAGGAGCTCATCCAG GCACTGCTGTGTAGCTGTTTCATCCCCATATACTGTGGTCTGATCCCCCCATCCTTCCAAGGAGTG cgTTATGTGGATGGGGGGATCAGTGACAACCTTCCACAGTcagagctgaagaacaccatcagcATTTCTCCGTTCTCCGGCGAGAGCGACATCTGTCCCCGGGACACCTCCTTCAAATTCCACGAGCTGCGCTTCACCAACACCTCCATCCAGATTAACCTGGACAATATGTACCGCCTCAGCAATGCCCTGTTCCCCCCAGAACCCAAG GTCATGGCAGAGATATGTCAGAGTGGCTACAAGGATGCCCTTCGCTTTCTTGAGGAGAACC ATCTGCTGAAGCTGGAGTGTCCGACTGCCGGCCCCAACCTATCAGAAGCCATACACACCTGCTGCTGCAAGCCCATCCCCACGGAAACCACTAAGGACTGGATGCTCCGCCGGCTCCGCCTCCTCAGGAAGCGGCACTGGTGGCTGGACGAGCAGATTGTTGACAACCTGCCTACCCAAATCAAAAAAG TGTTCTGTGAGGCGTGCCAGCAGAAGCCGGGTCTGTATGCTCAGGTGTCCGAGATGCTGCCGGTCAGAGTGGCCTCCTACATGCTCCTGCCCTGCACACTACCTGtggtatcagcctactcagtggGCAAGAG GTTTGTGGAGTGGATCCCCGAGGTGCCTGCAGATATGCGTTGGCTAGCTGGGGTGGCTGGGGATGTGGCTGGGAGCGTGTACAGACATACCTGGAGAGGAGCACCAGCAGACATAACCAG TGATGGTTCCCGGAGGAATTGCATGAGCCTGCCCCTACCCCTGGACAGTGAcggacacagtgagagagactgtCACCTCTCCGGGTTCGCTCTCTCTGCTCTTGACCTCCAAAGCCAATACTGGAACATCCCCACCGCCCCCTCTTCCCACCGCCGCACCAGCCCCCTCATGCTCAGCCCCTCCCCACGACAGATCTGCTTCTTTGTTGGCTCGCAGGACGAGAGTGACTGA